Within Psychrobacter sp. DAB_AL43B, the genomic segment GCAATCAAGTGACTCTAGACTTAGCGGGTCAGTATGTCCAACTGGGTGAATATGATAGCGCCAAACGTTTACTCAACGAAGTCCTGACTCAAGGTAATAGCGAACAACAGCAGCAAGCACAATTATTGCTTGAACGCACTGCTTAAAGAGAGCTGTTGCAGCAGCGAGTATTCTACTAGTAAAAAATATTCGCTGCATTTTGCTTTTCATTGAGTCTGCTTGCCATACTTTCTATTCCGATTAAGTTTTCTGCTCTACCCTTTCTCTCATCTTGATTTATTGTGCTAACATTATGCCATCCTCTTTTATGACCAAAACAATCTCTACACCGATCCAGCTCATCTATGCTGGCGGCACTTTTGGCAGTTATGGTCGTCCATTAGCACCCTTATCAGCAGAAGTATTTTTGCCAACGCTGCAACAACTGCTAGCCGATCCAAATAATGCGGTTAATCTATTGCCAATTGCTTGGCTTAACAATACGCTCATTAAAGACAGTAGCCAACTTACTCCTAGCGATTTTGTACATTTTTATAAGCTGCTATTGTCAGCTTATGAACAAGGTAGTAGACGCTTTGTATTAATCACCGGCACTGATACCTTAAGTTACTTGGGAGCATTCTTAGCAGAAGCCTTTGCTGGTAGCGACATTTGTGTCGTTGTCACTGGTAGTATGCGCCCGTTATTAGACAGTGAAGTACTACACTCTTACGCTATTGACGCCCAAAGTGATGCTTGGAGCAATCTTAAAGACGCTTTAAAACTGGCAGCTGCCGGTGAGTCAGGTGTGAAGATTGCCTTTGGCGGCGAGTCTTGGCCTGCGCAAACGGTACAAAAGATACATAGCCATGATTTTATGGCTTTTACCGGTCACTTAAGAGCCGCTTATCCGGCCAATAGTTATATCAAAACCCTTCCAGATACGCGTCGGCAGTATTGGCTTGATGACCAACAAGATATAATCGATGATATTCAAGCTCGCGCTGAGCAAGCCTGCGTTCATGCTTTATATTGTTTGCCAAATGCGACCGATGTATTAAACAGTCAGCTCCGCGCCCTATTATCGCAGCCGCCTTGTGGCATTATCTTATTAGGCTTTGGCGCTGGCAATGTTCCTTATTCAGCAGACTTAGCAGAAGCACTACAGTTGGCTTACGAAAAAGGTCACATGGTGATATGTGCCAGCCAATGCCCGTTTGGCGGTGTCAGTGACAATTATGCGGCTGGCAGTTGGCAATACGATTATCAAGTCATTGCAGGCGGGCGCTTAACCATCCCTGCTATTTATGCACGCCTACTGTGGTTACTATTGCGCTATGATAGCCCAGCACGACGTCGGCAACGCTGGTTAAATAACGTTAATCAAACTGGCACGCGCATTAAAAAACGCTAAATAAATATTAGGGCGTGTTAAATATTCAACACGCCCTAGCCATTCCTTACTTTACAAGCTCTTAGGCATAAGCTCCGAAATGAAAATATCCGAGACTACAAGCATCGAAACTAAAAATAGTGAAATTAAAAATATCGAAACTAAAAACATACCGATGTATACATTAGCCATTGCCATCGAATTTTTGGGCACGCATTATCATGGTTGGCAACGTCAAAAAGAGGTGTTAGGCGTACAACAAGCATTAGAAACTGCCATCAGTACCGTCGCCAATGAGCCAGTAGAAGTCGTAGCAGCGGGGCGCACGGACTCAAGTGTCCATGCCAGCAACATGATTGCCCACTTTGTCACTCATGCCTATCGACCTACAAACAACTGGTTACGCGGTGTGAATAGTCTATTGCCTGATGATATTGCTTTGCGCTGGGTTCAGCCGATGCCCGCAGATTTTCATGCACGTTTTGCAGCCATTGCTCGTCGTTATCGCTATATCACCCTCAATCAGACTCAGCGTCCTGCCATTCTCAATCATCAAGTAACCCATATCTATGAGCCACTTGATCTAGCCGCCATGCAACTGGCTGCTGCTGATATCGTAGGTACTCATGACTTTAGTAGCTACCGCGCCGCGGCTTGCCAATCCAATCAGCCTGTGCGCAATGTTAGCCATGCAAATATTTTTGCTCATGGCCAGTTTATCGTTTTCGATATTCAAGCCGATGGATTCTTACATCATATGGTTCGCAATCTGATGGGAACGCTATACGCTATCGGCAGACACGAATTAGAACCAGCAGATTTTTTAAATATTTTGGCTAAAAAAGATCGTACCATTGCACCGCCCACCGCTTCTGGTGATGGTTTGTATTTTATTAATGCCTATTATCCTGAGCACTTTCAAACATTACTGCCGAATGCCCCATTAACACCCATTTGGCTAAACCTTCCCGACTAGTTAATATAAACTGATATACATATCACTTACAGGCTGTCAAGTAAAAATCAGGTTCCGTATTGCTTTAATCTACTAACTTACGTATAATATGGGCTTATTTTAAATTGATTGATGATACAAATTATGGCAAAAGACGAGATTATTGAATTTGAAGGCGAAGTCATTGACACCCTTCCAAATACTTTGTTTAAAGTTCGTTTAGAAAACGGACACGAAATCATTGCGCACATCTCAGGTAAGATGCGTAAGCATTACATTCGCATTTTAACGGGCGATAAAGTCAAGGTTGAAATGACCCCTTATGACCTATCTAAAGGTCGCATTACTTACCGTGGTAAAAACTAACTTCTTATTTGCTAAAATGGTTATAAGAGCATTGTTATGAATGCTTGAGTGGTTTAACTGATAATAATAATGATACTGCTAACCTACTCATTATTGCCTATCATATTTTAGTAAGTTAATATTGTTTTACTTTTACCATAAAAATACCGCTGAATATAAGCGGTATTTTTATGTCTAAATTTTAGCATAGGCTCTTATGATTTAATAACGACCTATCAAGATTGCATGATAAACGTCAGTCTTAATGCATCACTTAAAGCTATTATTTAAAGCCATTATTTAAATTCAACTGTCGCACCATTTTGTATCACACCAAGCAATGCCAATGCATCCCAATTCGTCAAACGTATGCAGCCTGCCGATGCTTGACGACTGATACGAGCAGGATCTGGCGAACCATGAATACCATATGAAGGCTTACTTAAGCCTATCCACACCAATCCTACTGGATTATTAGGACCCGGTGGAAGGATAGACTTACTACCATCATCAGCGCTATAAGTATAATTAGGCTCATGCACTTTTACCTCTACGGTATGCGTACCCGTTGGCGACGGCATAGCTGTGCTACCTACTGTCGCCGGATAGCTGGCAATTAAATTATTCTTATCATCATACGCATATAGGGTTTCGGTGGCTTTATCAGCAACGACTCGCGTAACCGGCTTGGTGTTAGGATTGCCCGGATTGTATACTGTGATGGTCTCGCCTACTGTAAAACTAGCGTTTGGATTGAGCGCTTTAAGATAACTTTCACTGATATGAAATTTTTCCGCCAATCCTTCAATCACGCTTTCATAATACAACCCATCAAGCTTGGCTTTGGCCTCTGCACCCGCTGGAATGGTCGTCGTTTTGATATTAATGTCAGCATCACTGAGCTGATAGCTCACCAATACTGGTTGCTGCATCAGTTTATCGTTTTTGGTTAATGCTTGCCACGTTTCATTATTCAATGTATCCGTCACTGTCAAACCATTGGCCTTTTGAAAGGCTTGCATCGCTTTACGGGTATTCTTTCCCCAATAACCATCGACAGGGCCAACCGCGTTTTGATGCCAATTTAATAAAGCTTGCAATTTAGTGACAGTATGACGATCTAGATTCATACCTTCTTTCCAAGTAGCATTGTTTATCTTTTGGGCCACTGCCGGCAGGTTTTCTATTGTATATTTGATGGTAGGTAAAAATTTATTTAATGATACGGCAGCTTTACTCTTACCAGCAACTTTTTGACTCACCCCATTGGTAACCGGACTTATATCACTGACATTGTTAAGCGTGCTTTTATTAGCAACATTTGCGCTATCGTCGTTGGTCGCGGCGATACTTTGAGCCATAAACAGAACTGTTGATAGACCAAGCGCAGCTATCGCCGTGCTAATTTTTGTTAATTGATACATGTAACGCTCCTAAATTCTTTTTAAAATTATATTTTTTATGAAAAACTTTGTTGTTAGAAAGTTAGCTATTAAAAATGATGAAAGTTATTGTTTTTAGTCTTTTAATACATTATCAGCACTTTTAATTATTACTATCGCATTGCTTTGATATATTAATAGATACATTAATATTTGAGTGGATACTAACTATCTCATGGTACTTACAAGTGGCTAATAGTGCCACTACCCTCCTGTGAGGATATGACAGCTTTATGTTAATAAAACCCTTATCTTGCAGTGTCTGTGTTAAAACAAGGCTTTTTTTGCGGCTGTCTGGTTAGGTAGGTTTACGTTAACGAGTTGTTTCAAGACACATAAAAAGAAGCATAAAAAAACCCATAAATCGCTCAGCAACTTATGGGTTTATCATGACAAAATTTCTAACATCTGAATTTATAACGATCAGAATAATACAGTCGAAAACGTTAACAAACGAATGCATTAGTCTTAACGAATTCCCAGTCTATATTAGAGCAGCGTCAGCTAGACCAATTTGGCCAATACCGCTTGCCCCATTTCCTGACAGCCTACTTGTTTTAGTCCAGCTTCACTACGGTCTAAGATATCGACAGTACGTAAGCCATCATCAAGGACATCACTTACCGCTTGCTCAATTGCTTGCGCGGCAGCTTCTTGTTTAAAGGTATAACGCAGCATCATCGCGACGGATAAAATGGTGGCCAATGGATTGGCTATATCTTGTCCTGCGATATCAGGGGCTGAACCATGGCAAGGCTCATACATCCCTTTACCTGCTTCATCGAGACTGGCTGATGGTAGCATACCGATAGAACCCGTAAGCATAGCCGCTTCGTCAGATAAGATATCACCGAACAGATTGCCCGTTACCATGACATCGAACTGTTTAGGATCCTTGATAAGTTGCATACAGGCATTGTCGGCATACATATGCGATAACGCCACATCGCCATAGTCCGCTTGCTGCAGCTCAATCATCGTCTGCTTCCAAAGCTCAGTGACTTCTAACACATTAGCTTTATCAATAGAGCAAACTTTGGCAGGTGTACCCGCTGCTTGCGCGCGTGTTTGTGCCAGCTCAAAAGCAACCTTGCCGATACGATTAATCTCGCTGGTGCTATAAACCATGGTGTTATAGCCTTGCTGCTCACCATTTTCTAGGGTGCGGATACCGCGTGGCTCACCAAAATAAATACCACCGGTCAATTCACGGACGATAAGCAAATCTAGACCTGAGATAATTTCAGGTTTAATACTAGAAGCATTGACCAGTTGCGGATAAAGTTTTGCCACTCGTAAATTGGCAAATAAACCAAGCTCACTACGGATTTTAAGCAGACCACGCTCAGGGCGTTTGCTGCGCTCAATACCATCCCACTTAGGCCCACCAACGGCACCCAATAACACCGCATCTGCTGCGCGCGCACGTTGTAGCGTCTCTTCTGGTAAAGGCTCTCCAGTTGCATCAACTGCCACACCGCCGATTAATCCAGACTCAAGGGTCAAACCTAACGCAAACTTATGATTGACAGCTTCGAGCACATCAATGGCTTGAGTCATGATCTCAGGGCCAATACCATCGCCCGCTAATGTTAAAATCGTTGCCATACTGATCCTTGTGGGTAAGTAAGTTTTTATTTATAGTTTTGCTATCATTTGATGACAGCTTTCTAAAAAACGACTTCTTGCACAATGAGCTGCACAAGAAGTCGTCTATTTTATTAAGTTTTCTGCAAAAAGTTAGTATTAAACGATCAAAATCAACATTGAGAGACAAGCTGCTTGCCTTTCACATTTTGCCTGTTAAGCGTTAATAGTCACGCCTTGGCTTTTACTTTCACTTTTGATTGTGCTGGTGTCGCCTTAACCATACGAGTTTCTACAAACTCCCCTTGATGCTCAGTGCCTAGCTCTTTGCAGAAGCGGCGCTGCACCGTATTGCCTTGATAAAGATCAACGCATAAAGGTTCTGGTGATGCTGTGTCTAACAAGCTACCCGTGTTTTGACTGGATTTTTTTTGATAAGCACGTAGCTGATAAGTACCGGGGTTAACAAAATCATGAATCATCGCAAAACGTTCTACATAACCCACATTATTTTCTGGATAGAAGTTAATATGTACTTCACGTTTAGCAGGCTGTACGCGAGCATAATAATTGGTCATCCCTGGCATACCAGATGCTGATAATGGAACAATTTTGATCGTGTTCTTATTAGCGAGCGGTGTCATATCTATGGTCATGGGTGCTTGCGTATGTTTAGTGCCATTACGACTTTTCCCGTTTCCACTGGCGTTCTTCATCGCGACCAGCATATTGGCATTAAAAGGCTTATGAGTATCAGGCGCAATGACTAAGGTGCGATCTATCTGCACAATCTCGCAGTGGTAAGTGCCGACGCAGGCAATATTCACTTCACCAGCGACAGGCTTGATATTACCCGCCCACGCCTTTGCGTTTTCTGCTTGATCTATCTGTTGGTAGCCAGTCAACGCCTGACAGCCAGATAACAATAAGCTTGCGGCCATAGCCGTGCTTGTCCATACAGCGAAACGTGTTTTATTCATAATGGTGGCTACTATTTATAAGATAGAAAAATATAATAATGTAAAAATAGATTACCATTCATTTTAGCCATTTAATCACCATAACTCAACGCTGTATTAGCGCTAAGCTATTCTTTATGGCGATTAACAAATATTGATTTATCATTTACTGTTAATCGCTCGTTATTAATATTTCGTTTTTAATATTTCGTTGTTAATGACTAAGCTCTAACTTCATTGAATATCCAAGGCGTTTTTTGCATCATTTTATGCTCGTATTCTTTAATAGCACCACTTTGTTGTAAAGTCAGTCCAATATCATCAAGACCATTTAGCAGACAGTGTTTACGAAAGTCATCAACCTCAAACGCATATTCTTCGCCCGTTGGGGTGATAACGACTTGACGCTCAAGATCAGCTGTCAATTCATAGCCTTCGTTGGCAAACGTCGCTTTCATTAATTTATCAACGATTTCTTCATTCAATACAATCGGTAGCATGCCATTTTTGAAACAGTTATTATAAAAAATATCGGCAAAGCTCGGCGCAATAACGGTACGAAAACCATACTCTGAAAGCGCCCAAGGCGCATGTTCACGGCTAGAGCCGCAACCAAAGTTTCTGCGCGCCAGTAAGATGTTAGCACCTTGATAGCGTGGCTGATTTAGAATAAAGTCAGGATTAATAATACGTGTGCTATTGTCTTGACCCGGATAACCTTCATCCAGATAACGCCAATCATCAAATAGATTAACGCCAAAGCCTGTACGTTTAATAGACTTCAAAAACTGTTTTGCAATAATCTGATCGGTATCGACGTTGGCGCGATCAAGTGGGCAAACGATACCCGTTTGAGTGTTATAAGCTTGCATAAATACATCCTCTAATATAAAGGTAATCGTAACCGTTAAAGCATGGCTAATAACCGGTTATCGATAACTGAGTGTCCACTTAGAATGTGCGCACATCCACAAAATGACCAGCCAACGCTGCTGCTGCTGCCATCGCTGGACTCACTAAATGCGTACGACCGCCATTACCTTGACGACCTTCAAAGTTACGGTTAGAGGTCGAGGCACAGTGCTCTTGTGGCTCAAGCTTATCGGCATTCATCGCCAAACACATCGAGCAGCCAGGCTCACGCCATTCGAAACCTGCCTCGGTAAACAAGGTATCCAAGCCTTCTGCTTCCGCTTGCAACTTCACTTGCCCAGAGCCCGCAACGACGATGGCTTCTTTGATAGTATCAGCCACTTTACGACCTTTAATTACGGCTGCGGCATCACGCAAATCTTCGATACGTGAGTTGGTACAAGAACCGATAAATATACGATCAAGCTGAATATCAGTAATTTTCTGTCCTGCTTGCAAGCCCATGTAAGTATAAGCGCGTAACCAACCTTCTTCTTGTGCTTCGTCAATGGCTTGATCAGGGGTTGGCACTGATTGGGTGATATCAACGACCATTTCAGGTGACGTGCCCCACGATACTTGCGGTGCTATTTGGCTGCCATCAATCTCAATCACGCTATCAAATACGGCGTCATCATCTGAATAAAAAGTACGCCAGTATGTTTCTGCTTGCTGCCATTGCTCAGCAGTTGGCGCATAAGGACGACCTTTGACATAATCTATCGTCGTATCATCAACGGCAACCATACCCACGCGCGCGCCCGCTTCAATCGCCATATTGCAGACGGTCATGCGCCCTTCCATAGTCATGTCTTCAAATACTTGACCAGCAAATTCAATGGCATGTCCTGTTCCACCAGCGGTGCCAATTTTTGCGATGATAGCAAGTACCACGTCTTTTGAGGTCACGCCAGCGCCAAGCTTACCCGTGACGCGGATTTGCATATTTTTTGATTTCTTTTGAATCAAGCACTGAGTTGCCAATACATGCTCAACCTCTGATGTGCCAATACCATGCGCCAAGCAACCTAGTGCGCCATGTGTTGCTGTATGAGAATCACCACAAACGACGGTCATACCGGGCAATACCAAGCCTTGCTCAGGACCGACGACATGCAAGATGCCTTGACGGGCGTCATTGATGGTAAATTCGGCAATATCAAACTTAGTACAGTTTTCATCTAAAGTCAGTACTTGTAAGCGAGACACTTTATCTTTAATACCTGCAACACCCTCTGAGCGCTCTTTAGTCACCGTTGGCACATTATGGTCAGGGCTTGCAATATTGGCAGACAGACGCCACGGCGCTCTATTGGCCAGCTCTAAGCCTTCAAATGCCTGCGGACTCGTCACTTCATGCAGCAAATGGCGGTCGATATAAATCAGACTCGAACCATCATCTCGCTTAGTGACTTCATGAGCATTCCAAAGTTTGTCATATAACGTTTGACCGGCCATGTTGCTATCCTTTTTAGTTGCTAATAACTTAATTTTTCGTTTGTCTAGACAGTAGTAAGCTAGGACCTTTTTATTTGTAATTTGATAATAAGCGCTGCAATCGGCCAACGAACCAAGTTTTATAGTCAAATAATCAAATTTATATAATAAATACGTCTTGATGTCTTGTGATTATAGCAGGCTAATCCTATAATAATAATTGATGATTTTTGCATAGTTGCAAACTTTTATTTCTAATACATTATGACTAGGTTAGCCAACTTTTATTTATAGCTCGCTACGTAGCTAAGGACATCGGTGTGAATACCACAAATTTGACGACATTCGTCACTGTTATGCAAACAAGCAGTATTTCGGGTGCCGCAGAAAAACTGTTTATTACTCAGCCTGCGGTCAGTAAACGCATCAAAAACTTAGAAGATGAATTCAATATTACCTTATTTGATACCGTAGGGCGCGGGATTGTGCCAACGCAAGCGGCTAGTGAGATGTTACCTCATGCCAAACGCTGGCTTGAAGATTATGAAAACTTCAAAATCAACTTGCAGCATTCTAAGCACATTGTATCCGGAAAGCTCGTCATCGGCACCAGTCATCACATAGGCTTACATCATTTAGCGCCTGTATTAAAGCACTTTATCCAAGCCTATCCTGCCGTACAGTTGGAAGTGCACTTTGTGGATTCAGAAACCGCCCACAAATCGGTGTTAGATGGCGATTTATCATTGGCATTTTTAACATTACCGCCTGTATATGATAAGCGCTTGAGCTATCATACTCTATGGTCAGATCCACTCTTCTTTATGACCGGCACATTATCCCCTTTGGCCACAAAGTCTAATGTGACGTTAGAGCAATTGGCACGCTACCCTGCTATTTTGCCGTCTGCTAATACCTTTACCAGTCAGATTACCTTGGCTGAATTTGCTAAGCACAACCTAAAGCCTTATGCCACTATGAGCACTAACCCACTTGAATCTATTCGAATGTTGGTTTCTGTTGGACTCGGCTGGTCAGTATTGCCACAAACGATGATCAGTCAAGACTTAGAACGTATTGATATGGCCGATAATATCGAATTACAGCGTTATTTAGGCGTGGTCATCAATCCAAAACTAACGCAATCTAACAGCGTTACTGCTCTATTGGAATTACTTGCTCCGATCGAGTAAAGAGTTACTGGCTAAAAGATTGCTAACTTATGCTAAGTGTTCTCTTAACAGAGCATAATTATTTAAAAAATTGCCGAATTCGCATTTGTGACTCTCATACGTTATAATACAGCTGACGTTTTTTGATAACATAAGTTTACCTTAATAACACTGATAGTCATATATTGAATAGTTCTAGTAATATATGATAGTAAACAGTAGGTTTAATGGTTTTAAATGATTGGTTATATAAGTGACTAATATTTATATGTGATTAGTAGATGAGGGCAACTACCATAGTAGGCTGAAAAATGTATTTTCAGTAGTCTTTTAATCACTACTTTATAAATATAAGCCCTAGAACAGCATCAATCATATAAAACTAACAGAAGATATTGAATAAAAGCCATTATGTCCTACTTAATGGCTTTTTTCGTCTTTAGATATTGTTTCTAAACATCGTCTTGTAAGACTTAATTTTTCTCGTT encodes:
- the truA gene encoding tRNA pseudouridine(38-40) synthase TruA translates to MPMYTLAIAIEFLGTHYHGWQRQKEVLGVQQALETAISTVANEPVEVVAAGRTDSSVHASNMIAHFVTHAYRPTNNWLRGVNSLLPDDIALRWVQPMPADFHARFAAIARRYRYITLNQTQRPAILNHQVTHIYEPLDLAAMQLAAADIVGTHDFSSYRAAACQSNQPVRNVSHANIFAHGQFIVFDIQADGFLHHMVRNLMGTLYAIGRHELEPADFLNILAKKDRTIAPPTASGDGLYFINAYYPEHFQTLLPNAPLTPIWLNLPD
- a CDS encoding L,D-transpeptidase family protein, which translates into the protein MYQLTKISTAIAALGLSTVLFMAQSIAATNDDSANVANKSTLNNVSDISPVTNGVSQKVAGKSKAAVSLNKFLPTIKYTIENLPAVAQKINNATWKEGMNLDRHTVTKLQALLNWHQNAVGPVDGYWGKNTRKAMQAFQKANGLTVTDTLNNETWQALTKNDKLMQQPVLVSYQLSDADINIKTTTIPAGAEAKAKLDGLYYESVIEGLAEKFHISESYLKALNPNASFTVGETITVYNPGNPNTKPVTRVVADKATETLYAYDDKNNLIASYPATVGSTAMPSPTGTHTVEVKVHEPNYTYSADDGSKSILPPGPNNPVGLVWIGLSKPSYGIHGSPDPARISRQASAGCIRLTNWDALALLGVIQNGATVEFK
- a CDS encoding LysR family transcriptional regulator, with amino-acid sequence MNTTNLTTFVTVMQTSSISGAAEKLFITQPAVSKRIKNLEDEFNITLFDTVGRGIVPTQAASEMLPHAKRWLEDYENFKINLQHSKHIVSGKLVIGTSHHIGLHHLAPVLKHFIQAYPAVQLEVHFVDSETAHKSVLDGDLSLAFLTLPPVYDKRLSYHTLWSDPLFFMTGTLSPLATKSNVTLEQLARYPAILPSANTFTSQITLAEFAKHNLKPYATMSTNPLESIRMLVSVGLGWSVLPQTMISQDLERIDMADNIELQRYLGVVINPKLTQSNSVTALLELLAPIE
- the leuB gene encoding 3-isopropylmalate dehydrogenase — its product is MATILTLAGDGIGPEIMTQAIDVLEAVNHKFALGLTLESGLIGGVAVDATGEPLPEETLQRARAADAVLLGAVGGPKWDGIERSKRPERGLLKIRSELGLFANLRVAKLYPQLVNASSIKPEIISGLDLLIVRELTGGIYFGEPRGIRTLENGEQQGYNTMVYSTSEINRIGKVAFELAQTRAQAAGTPAKVCSIDKANVLEVTELWKQTMIELQQADYGDVALSHMYADNACMQLIKDPKQFDVMVTGNLFGDILSDEAAMLTGSIGMLPSASLDEAGKGMYEPCHGSAPDIAGQDIANPLATILSVAMMLRYTFKQEAAAQAIEQAVSDVLDDGLRTVDILDRSEAGLKQVGCQEMGQAVLAKLV
- the infA gene encoding translation initiation factor IF-1 — its product is MAKDEIIEFEGEVIDTLPNTLFKVRLENGHEIIAHISGKMRKHYIRILTGDKVKVEMTPYDLSKGRITYRGKN
- the leuC gene encoding 3-isopropylmalate dehydratase large subunit, with translation MAGQTLYDKLWNAHEVTKRDDGSSLIYIDRHLLHEVTSPQAFEGLELANRAPWRLSANIASPDHNVPTVTKERSEGVAGIKDKVSRLQVLTLDENCTKFDIAEFTINDARQGILHVVGPEQGLVLPGMTVVCGDSHTATHGALGCLAHGIGTSEVEHVLATQCLIQKKSKNMQIRVTGKLGAGVTSKDVVLAIIAKIGTAGGTGHAIEFAGQVFEDMTMEGRMTVCNMAIEAGARVGMVAVDDTTIDYVKGRPYAPTAEQWQQAETYWRTFYSDDDAVFDSVIEIDGSQIAPQVSWGTSPEMVVDITQSVPTPDQAIDEAQEEGWLRAYTYMGLQAGQKITDIQLDRIFIGSCTNSRIEDLRDAAAVIKGRKVADTIKEAIVVAGSGQVKLQAEAEGLDTLFTEAGFEWREPGCSMCLAMNADKLEPQEHCASTSNRNFEGRQGNGGRTHLVSPAMAAAAALAGHFVDVRTF
- the leuD gene encoding 3-isopropylmalate dehydratase small subunit, with translation MQAYNTQTGIVCPLDRANVDTDQIIAKQFLKSIKRTGFGVNLFDDWRYLDEGYPGQDNSTRIINPDFILNQPRYQGANILLARRNFGCGSSREHAPWALSEYGFRTVIAPSFADIFYNNCFKNGMLPIVLNEEIVDKLMKATFANEGYELTADLERQVVITPTGEEYAFEVDDFRKHCLLNGLDDIGLTLQQSGAIKEYEHKMMQKTPWIFNEVRA
- a CDS encoding asparaginase; this translates as MTKTISTPIQLIYAGGTFGSYGRPLAPLSAEVFLPTLQQLLADPNNAVNLLPIAWLNNTLIKDSSQLTPSDFVHFYKLLLSAYEQGSRRFVLITGTDTLSYLGAFLAEAFAGSDICVVVTGSMRPLLDSEVLHSYAIDAQSDAWSNLKDALKLAAAGESGVKIAFGGESWPAQTVQKIHSHDFMAFTGHLRAAYPANSYIKTLPDTRRQYWLDDQQDIIDDIQARAEQACVHALYCLPNATDVLNSQLRALLSQPPCGIILLGFGAGNVPYSADLAEALQLAYEKGHMVICASQCPFGGVSDNYAAGSWQYDYQVIAGGRLTIPAIYARLLWLLLRYDSPARRRQRWLNNVNQTGTRIKKR